The following is a genomic window from Janibacter sp. DB-40.
TCCTCGAGCGGCTTGATGGAAACCGACACGCTGACTCCTTCTGTGAGGGTCGTGAATGATGATGAGTTGTCGTAAGTGCCGGGCCGGACGCCGTCGCGGGGATCGACCAGCCATGGCGTTGGCACTCGCCAGTGGTGAGTGCCAAGTCCAAATCTATGCGGCGGTTGGCACTCGGTCAACCCGAGTGCCAACCGCCCGTCCCGGTGGTCTCGAAGTGATCACCTCCGGCCCGTCTTCTTCGCTGCGCCCGCGGAGAAGGGACAATGCCCCGTGTGGATCTGACGACCGTGCGCTGGCTGGCCTCCCCCGAGGGCCATGCCGCCCTGCACGACCTCCCCGAGTACCGGGAGGCCGACGCCGTGGCACAGGTGAGCGCGCTGCGGGCCGAGGGTCGCAGCGCCGAGCAGGCCGCTGCCCTGATGACCCAGAAGCGCCTGCGGGCACGCGCGCAGGACAAGTTCGGCGAGTTCGCGCAGGGCATGCTCTTCACCCCCGACGGGCTCGAGCAGGCCAGTCGTCTCGAGGTCGCCGCGACCCACGCCGGTCGGTACGCCGCCGCCAGTCTGGCCACCGTCCACGACCTGGGCTGCGGCATCGGCTCCGACGCGATGGCCATGAGCGCCCTGGGCGTGACCGTCCAAGGCATCGACGCCGACCCGCTGACGGCGGCCTTGGCCGACATCAACCTGCGGCCGTGGCCGGACAGCCGGGCCCGCACGGGAGTCGCCGAGGACTTCGAGCCCCCACTCGACCCCCTGCACGCCCGCGCCGGCGTCTGGCTGGACCCGGCCCGCCGCACGCCCGGCGTCGCCGACCGCTCCGGCCGCACCCGCCGCGTCTTCCGACTGGACGAGATCTCCCCGTCGTGGGACTTCGTCCTCTCCGTCGCCCGGGACGTGCCCGCGACCGGCGCGAAGCTGAGCCCCTCCCTTCCCCATGACATCCCGCCGCTCGGGACCGAGGCGCAGTGGCTCTCCTGGCAGGGCACCGTGCTCGAGTGCACCGTCTGGTGGGGCCCCCTGGTCAAGGAGACCGGCCGCAGCGCCCGGGTGCTGCGCCGCGGCCAC
Proteins encoded in this region:
- a CDS encoding class I SAM-dependent methyltransferase gives rise to the protein MDLTTVRWLASPEGHAALHDLPEYREADAVAQVSALRAEGRSAEQAAALMTQKRLRARAQDKFGEFAQGMLFTPDGLEQASRLEVAATHAGRYAAASLATVHDLGCGIGSDAMAMSALGVTVQGIDADPLTAALADINLRPWPDSRARTGVAEDFEPPLDPLHARAGVWLDPARRTPGVADRSGRTRRVFRLDEISPSWDFVLSVARDVPATGAKLSPSLPHDIPPLGTEAQWLSWQGTVLECTVWWGPLVKETGRSARVLRRGHPPVEVDERSCEDDPRRAAALADTGRWLYEADRAVVRAGLIGTVTGAVSGAELEPGLGYVTSDLEIDLGHARRFEVLEAMPFSVKALRAWLREHGITGLTIKKRGIRLDEDQLRRQLKIGRGAGDGASATIVLTRVGGAQSVLVVSPCD